A stretch of Castanea sativa cultivar Marrone di Chiusa Pesio chromosome 2, ASM4071231v1 DNA encodes these proteins:
- the LOC142624425 gene encoding zeaxanthin epoxidase, chloroplastic isoform X1, whose amino-acid sequence MASAVLCNSINSSSTLVFSRTHLPVLVSKDFPVEFPPYVHFNPHFKTRTSRHQRKLVQVKAQVAEAPTVSPPTLSDVEPRKKIRLLVAGGGIGGLVFALAAKKKGFEVVVFEKDLSAIRGEGQYRGPIQIQSNALAALEAIDLDVAEEVMNTGCITGDRINGLVDGISGTWYVKFDTFTPAAERGLPVTRVISRMALQQILARAVGEDVIINGSNVTNFEDNGDKVTVMLEDGQSYEGDLLVGADGIWSKVRKNLFGPKEAVYSGYTCYTGIADFVPADIETVGYRVFLGHKQYFVSSDVGAGKMQWYAFHKEAPGGVDSPCGKKERLLKIFGGWCDNVIDLILATDEDAILRRDIYDRIPILTWGKGRVTLLGDSVHAMQPNMGQGGCMAIEDGYQLAVELDKAWKESSESGTPIDVVTSLKRYENARRLRVAIIHGMARMAALMASTYKPYLGIGLGPLSFLTKFRIPHPGRVGGRVFIDLAMPLMLSWVLGGNSSKLEGRSLSCRLSDKANDQLRQWFEDDDALERATNGEWFLLPCGNETGISQPICLSRDENNPCIIGSIVHKDLPGMSIAIPLPQVSEMHARISYKDGAFFLTDLRSEHGTWITDIEERRYRIPQNFPTRFHPSDVIEIGSDKKARFRVKVLRTSPKDAAVDSGIPQTV is encoded by the exons ATGGCTTCCGCTGTCCTTTGCAACTCAATCAACTCGAGCTCCACCTTAGTTTTCTCAAGAACCCACCTCCCAGTTCTCGTTTCCAAAGACTTCCCAGTAGAATTCCCACCTTATGTACACTTTAACCCCCACTTCAAAACCAGAACAAGCAGGCACCAGAGGAAGCTGGTGCAAGTCAAAGCCCAAGTGGCAGAGGCCCCAACTGTGTCACCACCAACGCTAAGTGATGTGGAGCCACGAAAGAAGATTCGGTTACTTGTGGCTGGAGGTGGGATTGGTGGGCTGGTTTTTGCTTTGGCTGCAAAGAAGAAGGGGTTTGAGGTGGTGGTGTTTGAGAAGGATTTGAGTGCTATAAGAGGGGAGGGACAGTATAGGGGTCCAATTCAGATACAGAGTAATGCTTTGGCTGCTTTGGAAGCTATTGATTTGGATGTTGCTGAGGAGGTTATGAACACTGGGTGCATTACTGGGGATAGGATTAATGGCCTTGTTGATGGGATTTCTGGTACTTG GTACGTCAAGTTTGACACATTCACTCCTGCAGCAGAACGAGGGCTTCCTGTCACAAGAGTTATAAGCAGAATGGCCTTGCAACAAATTCTTGCTCGTGCAGTCGGGGAAGATGTCATTATAAATGGCAGTAATGTCACTAATTTCGAGGATAATGGAGATAAG gTTACTGTGATGCTTGAGGATGGACAAAGTTATGAAGGTGACCTTCTGGTTGGAGCTGATGGTATATGGTCAAAG GTGAGAAAGAACTTATTTGGACCAAAGGAAGCTGTTTACTCGGGCTACACTTGTTATACTGGTATTGCAGATTTTGTGCCTGCTGACATTGAAACTGTTGG GTATCGAGTATTTTTGGGACACAAACAATACTTCGTTTCTTCAGATGTGGGTGCAGGAAAGATGCAGTGGTATGCATTTCACAAGGAAGCACCCGGTGGTGTTGATAGTCCTTGTG GTAAAAAGGAAAGGTTGCTTAAAATATTTGGGGGCTGGTGTGATAATGTAATAGATCTGATACTTGCCACAGATGAAGATGCAATTCTTCGACGTGACATATATGATCGTATACCAATTTTAACTTGGGGAAAGGGTCGTGTGACCTTGCTTGGGGATTCTGTCCATGCTATGCAGCCAAATATGGGTCAAGGGGGATGCATGGCCATTGAG GATGGTTATCAACTTGCAGTGGAGCTTGATAAAGCATGGAAAGAAAGTAGTGAATCAGGAACTCCTATTGATGTTGTTACTTCTCTTAAGAG ATATGAGAATGCTAGAAGACTACGTGTTGCAATTATTCATGGAATGGCAAGAATGGCTGCGCTTATGGCTTCAACTTACAAGCCTTACTTGGGCATAGGACTTGGCCCGTTGTCG TTTTTGACGAAGTTTAGGATACCACATCCAGGGAGAGTTGGAGGGAGAGTTTTTATTGACCTGGCAATGCCCTTGATGCTAAGTTGGGTTCTTGGTGGTAACAG CTCAAAACTTGAAGGAAGGTCGCTATCCTGCAGACTCTCAGACAAA GCAAATGACCAGTTACGCCAATGGTTTGAAGATGATGATGCATTGGAGCGTGCCACTAATGGAGA GTGGTTTTTGTTGCCATGTGGAAATGAAACAGGCATTTCACAACCTATTTGTTTAAGCAGAGATGAGAACAATCCCTGCATTATTGG GAGCATAGTACACAAGGACCTCCCAGGGATGTCAATAGCAATACCTTTGCCACAG GTTTCTGAAATGCATGCACGTATTAGTTATAAGGATGGTGCCTTCTTCTTGACTGACTTGCGAAGTGAACATGGTACCTGGATCACAGA TATTGAAGAGAGACGGTATCGGATACCTCAAAATTTTCCTACTCGTTTCCATCCATCAGATGTTATTGAGATTGGTTCTGATAAGAAG GCAAGATTTCGAGTTAAGGTATTGAGGACTTCTCCAAAGGATGCAGCAGTGGATAGTGGAATCCCCCAGACCGTGTGA
- the LOC142624425 gene encoding zeaxanthin epoxidase, chloroplastic isoform X2, protein MASAVLCNSINSSSTLVFSRTHLPVLVSKDFPVEFPPYVHFNPHFKTRTSRHQRKLVQVKAQVAEAPTVSPPTLSDVEPRKKIRLLVAGGGIGGLVFALAAKKKGFEVVVFEKDLSAIRGEGQYRGPIQIQSNALAALEAIDLDVAEEVMNTGCITGDRINGLVDGISGTWYVKFDTFTPAAERGLPVTRVISRMALQQILARAVGEDVIINGSNVTNFEDNGDKVTVMLEDGQSYEGDLLVGADGIWSKVRKNLFGPKEAVYSGYTCYTGIADFVPADIETVGYRVFLGHKQYFVSSDVGAGKMQWYAFHKEAPGGVDSPCGKKERLLKIFGGWCDNVIDLILATDEDAILRRDIYDRIPILTWGKGRVTLLGDSVHAMQPNMGQGGCMAIEDGYQLAVELDKAWKESSESGTPIDVVTSLKRYENARRLRVAIIHGMARMAALMASTYKPYLGIGLGPLSFLTKFRIPHPGRVGGRVFIDLAMPLMLSWVLGGNSSKLEGRSLSCRLSDKANDQLRQWFEDDDALERATNGEWFLLPCGNETGISQPICLSRDENNPCIIGSIVHKDLPGMSIAIPLPQVSEMHARISYKDGAFFLTDLRSEHGTWITDIEERRYRIPQNFPTRFHPSDVIEIGSDKKVKTNLVLGDTACQR, encoded by the exons ATGGCTTCCGCTGTCCTTTGCAACTCAATCAACTCGAGCTCCACCTTAGTTTTCTCAAGAACCCACCTCCCAGTTCTCGTTTCCAAAGACTTCCCAGTAGAATTCCCACCTTATGTACACTTTAACCCCCACTTCAAAACCAGAACAAGCAGGCACCAGAGGAAGCTGGTGCAAGTCAAAGCCCAAGTGGCAGAGGCCCCAACTGTGTCACCACCAACGCTAAGTGATGTGGAGCCACGAAAGAAGATTCGGTTACTTGTGGCTGGAGGTGGGATTGGTGGGCTGGTTTTTGCTTTGGCTGCAAAGAAGAAGGGGTTTGAGGTGGTGGTGTTTGAGAAGGATTTGAGTGCTATAAGAGGGGAGGGACAGTATAGGGGTCCAATTCAGATACAGAGTAATGCTTTGGCTGCTTTGGAAGCTATTGATTTGGATGTTGCTGAGGAGGTTATGAACACTGGGTGCATTACTGGGGATAGGATTAATGGCCTTGTTGATGGGATTTCTGGTACTTG GTACGTCAAGTTTGACACATTCACTCCTGCAGCAGAACGAGGGCTTCCTGTCACAAGAGTTATAAGCAGAATGGCCTTGCAACAAATTCTTGCTCGTGCAGTCGGGGAAGATGTCATTATAAATGGCAGTAATGTCACTAATTTCGAGGATAATGGAGATAAG gTTACTGTGATGCTTGAGGATGGACAAAGTTATGAAGGTGACCTTCTGGTTGGAGCTGATGGTATATGGTCAAAG GTGAGAAAGAACTTATTTGGACCAAAGGAAGCTGTTTACTCGGGCTACACTTGTTATACTGGTATTGCAGATTTTGTGCCTGCTGACATTGAAACTGTTGG GTATCGAGTATTTTTGGGACACAAACAATACTTCGTTTCTTCAGATGTGGGTGCAGGAAAGATGCAGTGGTATGCATTTCACAAGGAAGCACCCGGTGGTGTTGATAGTCCTTGTG GTAAAAAGGAAAGGTTGCTTAAAATATTTGGGGGCTGGTGTGATAATGTAATAGATCTGATACTTGCCACAGATGAAGATGCAATTCTTCGACGTGACATATATGATCGTATACCAATTTTAACTTGGGGAAAGGGTCGTGTGACCTTGCTTGGGGATTCTGTCCATGCTATGCAGCCAAATATGGGTCAAGGGGGATGCATGGCCATTGAG GATGGTTATCAACTTGCAGTGGAGCTTGATAAAGCATGGAAAGAAAGTAGTGAATCAGGAACTCCTATTGATGTTGTTACTTCTCTTAAGAG ATATGAGAATGCTAGAAGACTACGTGTTGCAATTATTCATGGAATGGCAAGAATGGCTGCGCTTATGGCTTCAACTTACAAGCCTTACTTGGGCATAGGACTTGGCCCGTTGTCG TTTTTGACGAAGTTTAGGATACCACATCCAGGGAGAGTTGGAGGGAGAGTTTTTATTGACCTGGCAATGCCCTTGATGCTAAGTTGGGTTCTTGGTGGTAACAG CTCAAAACTTGAAGGAAGGTCGCTATCCTGCAGACTCTCAGACAAA GCAAATGACCAGTTACGCCAATGGTTTGAAGATGATGATGCATTGGAGCGTGCCACTAATGGAGA GTGGTTTTTGTTGCCATGTGGAAATGAAACAGGCATTTCACAACCTATTTGTTTAAGCAGAGATGAGAACAATCCCTGCATTATTGG GAGCATAGTACACAAGGACCTCCCAGGGATGTCAATAGCAATACCTTTGCCACAG GTTTCTGAAATGCATGCACGTATTAGTTATAAGGATGGTGCCTTCTTCTTGACTGACTTGCGAAGTGAACATGGTACCTGGATCACAGA TATTGAAGAGAGACGGTATCGGATACCTCAAAATTTTCCTACTCGTTTCCATCCATCAGATGTTATTGAGATTGGTTCTGATAAGAAG GTAAAGACAAACCTGGTCCTGGGGGATACTGCTTGCCAGAGGTAA